DNA from Methanomassiliicoccales archaeon:
TTCCGGTGGTGACCTGGCACTGAAGTACTGGGGCGACAAGGACGAAAAGAAGGTCAAGGCCTTGTTGGATACTATCGACAAGGGATCCGTTATCCACGTCAAGGGCAAGGTCAGCGAGTTCAAGGACGCCTTGGAGATACACGTGAACCCCACTTCCGGAGACTCTGTGGCGGTGCTGAAGGAGGGCGAGTTCGAACTGGCGGATTTCGTGGCCTCGACGACCGAGGACGTGGAGGCCATGCGCTCCCAGCTGTTCTCCATCATAAGAAAGGTGGAGAACAAATGGCTGAAGGATCTGTTGGCCTCCTTTTTCACCGATGAGGATTTTGTCAAAAGGTTCTGCTCCTGTCCCGCCTCCATAACCCATCATGCCAATTGGCTGGGCGGTCTACTGGAGCATACCCTCAGGGTCACCAAGCTCTGCGAGTTCTACGCCCAGCAATATCCCGATCTGGACCGGGACCTCCTATTGACCGGAGCGATACTGCACGACATCGGCAAATTGCACGAATATACGGTCACCAGCATAATAGGCTCCACGGACGAAGGGCGCCTGGTCGGTCATATTGTTGTGGGCGCGGGAATGGTCAACGACGCTTGCCGGCTTATAGAGAGCTTCCCCGCGGAACTATCCTACAAGGTGCAGCATCTGGTGCTTTCTAGCCACGGCACCACTGATTTCGGGTCACCAAAGGAACCGTTGTTCCCGGAGGCGCAAGCCTTGGCCATGGCCGATCTGACGGATACCCGGATCGAGGACATCATCACAGTGAAGAAGACCGCCAACACCGAGGACGATTGGGTGCAGGATAAGAGCATAGGTAGTGTCTATCTAAAATGATGTGAAGAAGACGAGGTGTGCCCCCCGCCCTAACAGATTGGTTCACGGCCGCGGCGGACCGCGCTCCCCACACTGACCCGGGCGGGTGGTTCGTTGTCGTGCCCCGGGGTTGTCCTCCAGTCATGACGCGATGTCACATCGCAGTTCCTGCAGGGACCTATCGGTGCACTGTGCACCGCCAGGCTATCGTAGGGATCACGGTCACCCTCATTTTTACTGGCGGCGTTGATGTACACCGCGGCCGGCCATATTAACCTTGTGCCGAAAAGGATATGACTGCCCCCCAGCAATTATGCTTCCAGATGCGTGAGCTTTTTGAACCGGCCAGCGTGGCGGTCATCGGGGCCTCCCAGGAGAAGAACAAGGTAGGGCACATAATCCTGGCCAATATCATCGAATCAGGTTTCCAGGGCGGACTGTACCCTATAAATCCGCGCTATCAGGAGGTCCTCGGACTGAGATGCTATCCGGTCATAACCGACGTTCCTGACGGTGTAGAGATGGCCGTGATCGTCGTGCCGGCCAAGGCCGTCCTGCAGGTCATGGAGGACTGCGGAAAGAAAGGAGTGAAGGCGGTCATCGTCATCAGTGCCGGCTTCAAGGAGGTGGGCCGGGAAGGGGCGGAGCTGGAACATCGGCTGGGGGAAGTGGCCAAGAAGTACGGCATGAGGGTCCTGGGCCCCAACTGCCTGGGCCTGGTGAACACTCATCATCATATGAACGCCACCTTCGCCACGGAGCCCCCGAGGCAGGGGAACATCGCCATATCGTCGCAGTCTGGGGCCATCTGTGTGGTCATGCTGGACTGGGCGGCCAACATCAACATCGGTTTCTCTAAGTTCGTCAGCGTGGGCAACAAATTGGACGTGGACGAGGGGCATCTGTTGGAGTACCTAAGGGACGATTCCCTGACCAAGGTCATCGGCATGTACATCGAAGGGACCGACCGAGGGAGGGAGTTCCTGCGGCAGGCGGAGATGACCACACGGGTGAAACCGGTCATCGCCCTCAAGGCCGGCCGCACCAGCAGCGGGGCCAAGGCGGCCTCCTCCCACACCGGGGCCATGTCCGGCAGCGACAAGGTGTACGACGCGGCCATGAAGCAGTCTGGCGTCGTCCGGGTCAAGAACATCGAGGAGATGTTCGACCTGCTGCAGGCCTTCTCCACCATGCCATTGCCGCAGGGCGAGGGGGTGGCCATTGTCACCAACGCCGGAGGCCTGGGCGTGATGGCCGCGGACGCCTGCTCGG
Protein-coding regions in this window:
- a CDS encoding HD domain-containing protein, giving the protein MRKTITIRELKAGGTVDDLFAVRFKKPVAQFKNGFTFQLWISDSGGDLALKYWGDKDEKKVKALLDTIDKGSVIHVKGKVSEFKDALEIHVNPTSGDSVAVLKEGEFELADFVASTTEDVEAMRSQLFSIIRKVENKWLKDLLASFFTDEDFVKRFCSCPASITHHANWLGGLLEHTLRVTKLCEFYAQQYPDLDRDLLLTGAILHDIGKLHEYTVTSIIGSTDEGRLVGHIVVGAGMVNDACRLIESFPAELSYKVQHLVLSSHGTTDFGSPKEPLFPEAQALAMADLTDTRIEDIITVKKTANTEDDWVQDKSIGSVYLK